In a single window of the Nicotiana tomentosiformis chromosome 8, ASM39032v3, whole genome shotgun sequence genome:
- the LOC138896841 gene encoding uncharacterized protein — MLRTARESKKRQSWILDDIWVKLLEYCNSSKFEKKSVQGRATRLSDKGGSVHTGGSVSMSSHRRILEKAKGRLVTHDEVFEETHMKKLKDGTKMTWVEPSAETTHDSFKRSLEEFIQSQSIDDQGGPIQPSQEEIMDMWIKAAGGVHKGRVYGLGLEFSLGHRTFGLSGSYSSSHCSVDLDEFEELNRKVAKITELYLQERTAREEEKKRREE; from the exons ATGCTTCGGACTGCTCGAGAAAGTAAAAAGAGGCAAAGTTGGATTCTTGATGATATATGGGTTAAACTTCTTGAGTATTGTAACTCTTCAAAATTTGAGAAAAAGAGCGTCCAGGGAAGGGCAACCCGTTTGTCCGACAAGGGTGGCTCGGTGCACACGGGCGGTTCAGTTAGTATGTCGTCTCATAGAAGAATATTG gaAAAGGCTAAAGGAAGACTAGTTACTCATGATGAGGTATTTGAGGAAACCCACATGAAGAAGTTGAAGGATGGAACAAAAATGACTTGGGTCGAGCCGAGCGCTGAGACAACCCAT GATTCTTTCAAACGAAGCTTGGAGGAGTTCATTCAAAGTCAGTCGATTGATGATCAAGGTGGGCCAATCCAACCATCCCAAGAGGAGATCATGGACATGTGGATTAAGGCAGCTGGTGGTGTGCATAAGGGGAGAGTCTACGGCCTTGGATTAGAGTTTAGTCTCGGTCATCGTACTTTTGGATTGTCAGGTTCTTATTCTTCCTCACATTGCTCAGTTGATCTGGATGAGTTTGAGGAATTGAATAGGAAGGTAGCGAAGATTACTGAGTTGTATCTTCAAGAAAGGACTGCAAGGGAAGAAGAGAAAAAGCGGAGGGAGGAATAA